A genome region from Alteripontixanthobacter maritimus includes the following:
- a CDS encoding 2-oxoacid:acceptor oxidoreductase subunit alpha produces MATTAETNSAEKKYDALPGEGPQAAPDAVTVRFAGDSGDGMQLTGGQFTLSTALAGNDLATFPDFPAEIRAPQGTLFGVSAFQINFGSREINTAGDAPDVLVAMNPAALKVNLAALKPGGLVIADTGEFTKRNLDKAKYDVSPLEDDTLAKFDTLLFDISALTIQAVEPFGLGKKDALRCKNMWTLGLALWMFDRPRDPIHDWLNAKFKSKPDIANANIAALDAGHAYGETAELAGPLKQVDLPPAPSEPGLYRTVTGAESISLGLVAGAQLADLPMFFGGYPITPASAILHHLARLKEYGVTTFQAEDEIAAICAAIGASYAGQLGVTSSSGPGIALKTEAMGLAIMTELPLVIVNSQRGGPSTGLPTKTEQSDLYQAVYGRNGDAPLPVIAARSPSDAFDCAIEACRIAVEYMTPVMLLTDGYIANAAEPWKVPDPESYTPFPAKFMAETNAGPDGELLPYARDEKGARPWIKPGTPGLMHRIGGIEKAEGTGHIDYAPDNHQTMTDARKNKVLGVAVPDQEIARGEAGGILAVVGWGSTYGPIHQAVGRARAKGNSVAHIHIRHIWPMPANLGDLLHGFDHVLVPEMNTGQLKTVLRDQYLVDATPLTKTSGQPFQIAEMEEAIAKYFDGIPDNEGGEVAVNDAQLPSPVTND; encoded by the coding sequence ATGGCGACTACCGCCGAAACAAACAGCGCCGAAAAGAAATATGACGCACTTCCGGGCGAGGGCCCGCAGGCAGCGCCCGATGCGGTAACCGTGCGTTTTGCCGGCGATAGCGGTGACGGGATGCAGCTGACCGGCGGGCAGTTCACCCTGTCCACCGCGCTGGCGGGCAACGATCTTGCCACTTTCCCCGATTTTCCGGCCGAAATTCGCGCGCCGCAGGGCACGTTGTTCGGGGTGTCCGCCTTCCAGATCAACTTCGGCAGCCGCGAGATCAACACCGCTGGCGACGCGCCCGATGTGCTGGTCGCGATGAACCCTGCCGCTTTGAAGGTGAATCTGGCTGCGCTGAAACCGGGCGGACTGGTGATTGCCGATACTGGCGAGTTTACGAAGCGTAACCTCGACAAGGCGAAATACGATGTGTCGCCGCTGGAAGACGATACGCTGGCGAAGTTCGACACGCTGCTGTTCGATATTTCCGCGCTGACGATCCAGGCGGTCGAGCCATTCGGGCTGGGTAAGAAAGACGCGCTGCGCTGTAAGAATATGTGGACGCTCGGGCTGGCGCTGTGGATGTTCGACCGTCCGCGCGATCCGATCCATGATTGGCTGAATGCCAAGTTCAAATCCAAGCCCGACATCGCAAACGCCAATATCGCCGCGCTGGATGCGGGGCATGCCTATGGCGAAACGGCCGAGCTGGCTGGGCCGCTCAAGCAGGTGGACCTGCCCCCCGCACCGTCCGAGCCTGGTTTGTACCGTACCGTTACCGGCGCGGAGAGTATCTCCTTGGGGTTGGTTGCTGGCGCGCAGCTGGCTGATTTGCCGATGTTCTTCGGCGGCTATCCGATTACGCCAGCGTCTGCGATCCTGCATCATCTGGCACGGCTGAAGGAATATGGCGTCACCACGTTCCAGGCAGAGGACGAGATTGCGGCGATCTGCGCCGCCATCGGTGCCAGCTATGCCGGGCAGCTAGGCGTCACCTCGTCGTCAGGTCCGGGCATTGCCTTGAAGACGGAGGCAATGGGCCTCGCCATCATGACCGAATTGCCGCTCGTCATCGTTAACAGCCAGCGCGGCGGGCCGTCGACCGGCCTTCCGACCAAGACCGAGCAGAGCGATCTTTACCAGGCCGTCTATGGCCGCAATGGCGACGCGCCGCTGCCGGTAATCGCCGCGCGCAGCCCATCGGACGCGTTCGATTGCGCGATCGAGGCATGCCGGATCGCGGTTGAATACATGACCCCGGTGATGCTGCTGACCGATGGCTACATCGCCAATGCGGCAGAGCCGTGGAAGGTGCCGGACCCTGAAAGCTACACCCCGTTTCCCGCCAAATTCATGGCGGAAACCAACGCAGGTCCCGACGGCGAGCTGCTTCCCTATGCCCGCGATGAGAAAGGCGCGCGCCCGTGGATCAAGCCCGGCACACCCGGCCTGATGCACCGCATCGGCGGCATCGAGAAAGCGGAAGGAACCGGCCATATCGACTACGCGCCCGACAACCATCAGACAATGACCGACGCGCGCAAGAACAAGGTGCTGGGCGTAGCGGTGCCGGATCAGGAAATCGCCCGCGGTGAAGCTGGCGGGATACTGGCCGTGGTCGGTTGGGGCAGCACCTACGGTCCAATCCATCAAGCGGTGGGCCGCGCGCGCGCCAAGGGTAACAGCGTGGCACACATCCACATCCGCCACATCTGGCCGATGCCCGCCAATCTGGGCGATCTTCTGCACGGCTTCGACCACGTGCTGGTGCCGGAAATGAACACCGGGCAGCTGAAAACGGTGCTGCGGGATCAATATCTGGTCGACGCGACTCCGCTGACCAAAACCAGCGGTCAGCCGTTCCAGATCGCCGAAATGGAAGAAGCGATTGCAAAATATTTCGATGGTATTCCCGATAACGAAGGCGGCGAGGTGGCGGTGAACGACGCACAATTGCCGAGTCCGGTGACGAATGATTGA
- a CDS encoding PilZ domain-containing protein, whose amino-acid sequence MMFDSKTDYQIASQEDRCAPRTKLVIPSRLRVSGGRAFQTEVHDLSISGFSASCVTRLKAGQMCWLTLPGLESLDAQVVWWEERMVGCALGSLLSPIVHDNILARYGIREVVRP is encoded by the coding sequence ATGATGTTCGACAGCAAAACCGACTACCAGATCGCCAGCCAGGAAGACCGGTGCGCGCCGCGCACGAAGCTTGTAATCCCTTCCAGGCTTCGGGTCAGCGGCGGCCGCGCATTCCAGACGGAAGTTCATGACCTTTCGATTTCCGGCTTTTCCGCCAGTTGTGTGACCCGCTTGAAGGCGGGGCAGATGTGTTGGCTGACACTGCCGGGGCTGGAATCTCTGGATGCACAGGTCGTGTGGTGGGAAGAACGCATGGTCGGCTGCGCGCTGGGCAGCTTGCTTAGCCCGATCGTGCACGACAACATCCTTGCCCGTTATGGCATACGCGAAGTCGTGCGTCCCTGA
- a CDS encoding cryptochrome/photolyase family protein — translation MAKNQIVWLRRDLRMADQPALHAAAKAGPVVPVFVLDEDRPGDRAYGGAHRWWLHHSLESLGYSFGKHNAHIVMRRGDSVSVLAGIADEIGAGAVHANRHYEPWFREAEEDLRDALPDGCELVLHDGNYLLPPGTAKTGSGDPYKIFTPFSRTVLEHFPPRDALAPPENIAQPSAMPESDELADWDLLPTRPDWAGGFRDFWKVGEDAAHERLEWWADEVGDYDEGRNLPSQNTTSQMSPHLHWGEISPVTIWHRLKDKRSEGWKTYEKELIWRDYAQNVIMQFPKYGEEPYRDYDNSLWRNPNAGHLIADDLEAWQRGRTGYPIVDAGMRQLWQVGWMHNRVRMITASFLVKHLLIDWRHGEKWFWDTLVDGDYASNSTNWQWVSGTGVDSNMFVRIMAPLSQSDKFDAAGYIREYVPELADLPDDQIHDPDPEHRPGTYPDKLIGHKEARERALSAYREMKAGQD, via the coding sequence TTGGCGAAGAACCAAATCGTCTGGCTGCGGCGCGATCTGCGCATGGCGGACCAGCCTGCGCTCCATGCTGCTGCCAAGGCTGGGCCGGTTGTACCTGTGTTCGTGCTGGATGAGGACCGTCCGGGCGATCGTGCCTATGGCGGCGCGCATCGCTGGTGGCTGCATCATTCGCTGGAAAGCCTCGGCTACAGCTTCGGCAAACACAACGCCCATATCGTCATGCGGCGCGGTGACAGCGTGTCCGTCCTTGCAGGGATTGCCGATGAGATCGGCGCCGGAGCGGTTCATGCCAACCGGCATTACGAACCATGGTTTCGCGAGGCTGAGGAAGACCTGCGCGATGCGCTTCCCGATGGTTGCGAACTGGTCCTCCACGACGGCAATTACCTGTTGCCCCCCGGCACTGCCAAAACTGGCTCCGGCGATCCGTACAAGATTTTTACGCCGTTCTCCCGGACGGTGCTGGAGCATTTCCCGCCGCGTGACGCGCTTGCACCGCCAGAAAACATCGCGCAGCCATCCGCCATGCCGGAAAGCGACGAGTTAGCGGACTGGGACCTGCTTCCGACCAGGCCGGACTGGGCGGGCGGTTTCCGCGACTTCTGGAAAGTCGGTGAGGATGCCGCGCACGAACGGCTGGAATGGTGGGCGGACGAGGTTGGCGACTATGACGAAGGCCGGAACCTCCCGTCGCAGAACACCACCAGCCAAATGTCTCCGCATCTGCATTGGGGCGAAATATCACCCGTCACCATCTGGCACCGGCTGAAAGACAAGCGCAGCGAGGGCTGGAAAACATACGAAAAGGAACTGATCTGGCGCGATTACGCTCAGAACGTAATCATGCAGTTCCCGAAATATGGCGAGGAACCTTATCGCGATTACGACAACAGCCTGTGGCGCAACCCGAATGCCGGACACCTGATCGCAGACGACCTCGAGGCGTGGCAGCGGGGCCGCACCGGTTATCCCATCGTCGATGCCGGGATGCGGCAGCTTTGGCAGGTCGGGTGGATGCACAACCGCGTGCGGATGATTACTGCCAGCTTCCTCGTGAAGCACCTGCTGATCGACTGGCGACACGGCGAAAAATGGTTCTGGGACACGCTGGTCGATGGCGATTACGCCAGCAATTCTACCAACTGGCAGTGGGTGTCGGGCACCGGGGTGGACAGCAACATGTTCGTGCGGATCATGGCCCCGCTCAGCCAGTCGGACAAGTTCGACGCGGCGGGATATATCCGCGAATATGTGCCCGAACTGGCGGACCTGCCGGACGACCAGATCCATGATCCCGATCCTGAACACCGGCCCGGCACGTATCCCGATAAATTGATCGGCCACAAGGAAGCGCGGGAGCGCGCACTATCCGCCTATCGCGAGATGAAGGCAGGGCAGGACTAG
- a CDS encoding RNA pyrophosphohydrolase, whose product MAREGAAMELKKDAGYRPCVGVMLVNRAGKVFVGRRIDNKDSGFWQMPQGGVDEGEDLAAAALRELAEETGVTGQHVTLLAQTPEPLRYDLPDELMGKLWGGKYRGQEQIWFLARFSGEETDIDLDAHEQAEFCEWKWVDAADLAGMIVPFKQHIYRRVVAEFQSLL is encoded by the coding sequence ATGGCACGCGAGGGAGCTGCGATGGAGTTGAAGAAAGACGCTGGCTACCGCCCATGCGTCGGGGTGATGCTGGTCAACAGGGCGGGCAAGGTTTTCGTCGGGCGGCGCATCGACAACAAGGATAGCGGCTTCTGGCAAATGCCGCAGGGCGGCGTCGACGAAGGCGAAGATCTGGCCGCGGCGGCCCTGCGCGAACTGGCGGAAGAAACCGGCGTTACCGGCCAGCACGTGACCCTGCTGGCGCAGACACCCGAACCGCTCCGGTACGATCTGCCGGACGAGCTTATGGGGAAGCTATGGGGCGGCAAATATCGCGGGCAGGAACAGATCTGGTTCCTGGCGCGGTTTTCCGGTGAGGAAACCGACATCGATCTGGATGCTCATGAGCAGGCTGAGTTTTGCGAATGGAAATGGGTCGATGCGGCCGATCTGGCGGGTATGATCGTGCCGTTCAAACAGCACATCTATCGCCGTGTGGTCGCCGAATTCCAGTCCTTGCTGTGA
- a CDS encoding SAM-dependent methyltransferase — MTTQDIQRGDVLLRGAGRFERKVGIFSRLVAPGFAKVLDHIDRGLATGSLRATLPDGSERMLGGRAEGFDCEVTLHDWRALLRLATNGSIGWYQAWEAGEWSSPDPVPLFALFMANAATLGGTARAKGPMRLAARVAHWFNRNTKDGAARNIRAHYDLGNDFYAAWLDETMTYSSALWGVMGEPNEYQQMTSELSYGQLGKIAAIQQRLQPRDGQKLLEIGCGWGGASAIIAGQGVDIDAISLSPEQLAWAKEALPEDLAGAVRFLERDYRDVDGQYDGIFSVEMVEALGREYWPSYMDCIARNLKPGGRAAIQYISIRDDLFDAYAASADFIQAYIFPGGLLIRTSEFRALAQERGLEWRDRTDFGQHYAETLCIWREAFDAAAAEGALPDGFDDQFVRLWRYYLMYCEGGFRGGGIDVHQVTLVKPESYKGE, encoded by the coding sequence ATGACGACGCAGGATATACAGCGCGGAGATGTTTTGCTTCGGGGCGCAGGTCGTTTCGAACGGAAAGTCGGTATCTTCAGCCGTCTGGTCGCCCCCGGCTTTGCCAAAGTGCTCGACCATATCGATCGCGGCCTTGCGACAGGGTCGTTGCGCGCGACGTTGCCCGATGGGTCGGAGCGAATGCTGGGTGGGCGTGCGGAGGGCTTCGATTGTGAGGTAACACTACACGATTGGCGCGCCTTGCTGCGGCTGGCCACGAACGGTTCCATCGGCTGGTATCAGGCGTGGGAAGCAGGCGAGTGGAGCAGCCCCGACCCGGTGCCGCTGTTTGCGCTGTTCATGGCGAATGCCGCCACACTTGGCGGGACGGCGCGGGCGAAGGGTCCGATGCGGCTCGCCGCGCGGGTAGCGCACTGGTTCAATCGCAACACGAAAGACGGCGCGGCGCGCAACATTCGTGCGCATTACGATCTGGGCAATGATTTCTACGCCGCGTGGCTCGACGAAACGATGACCTATTCCAGCGCGCTGTGGGGCGTGATGGGGGAGCCGAACGAATACCAGCAAATGACGAGCGAGCTTTCCTACGGCCAGCTCGGCAAGATTGCGGCGATTCAGCAGCGGTTGCAGCCGCGCGATGGCCAGAAATTACTGGAAATCGGGTGCGGCTGGGGCGGCGCGTCGGCGATTATCGCTGGGCAGGGGGTGGACATCGACGCCATCAGCTTGTCGCCCGAACAGCTGGCATGGGCCAAAGAAGCACTGCCCGAAGACCTTGCCGGCGCAGTCCGGTTCCTCGAGCGCGATTACCGCGATGTGGACGGCCAGTATGACGGCATCTTCAGCGTGGAAATGGTCGAGGCGCTGGGGCGGGAATACTGGCCGAGCTACATGGATTGCATCGCGCGCAATCTGAAACCGGGCGGCCGCGCGGCGATCCAGTATATCTCCATTCGCGACGATCTGTTCGACGCTTATGCCGCCAGCGCCGACTTCATCCAGGCCTATATTTTCCCCGGCGGGCTGCTGATCCGCACCAGCGAGTTTCGCGCTTTGGCGCAGGAACGCGGGCTGGAATGGCGCGACCGAACCGACTTTGGTCAGCATTACGCCGAAACGCTATGCATTTGGCGCGAGGCATTCGATGCCGCCGCCGCGGAAGGCGCATTGCCGGACGGTTTCGACGATCAGTTCGTGCGGCTTTGGCGCTATTATCTGATGTATTGCGAAGGCGGGTTCCGCGGTGGGGGCATCGACGTCCACCAGGTCACGCTCGTAAAGCCGGAAAGCTACAAGGGAGAATGA
- a CDS encoding SDR family NAD(P)-dependent oxidoreductase, whose translation MQQDGQLEGRTALVTGASQGIGAATAKALAAAGAHVILTARDVRKLEAVEDEIHDAGGASTIAPMDLTEPDSVARLAAAIGGRWDTLDIMVLSAAYLPTLTPVTQIDPKQFATAITTNLLATQALLAAFDPLLKRSKKGRIIGLTSSVGHNPRAFWSAYGTTKAAFESLLDSYAMEVAKMGDLRVAIVDPGSTRTAMRAKAYPGEDPATVKSPDIVAARIVELADGDFETRHRERIDEA comes from the coding sequence ATGCAACAAGACGGCCAACTCGAAGGGCGCACTGCGCTGGTCACCGGCGCGAGCCAGGGTATCGGCGCGGCTACGGCTAAAGCGCTGGCGGCGGCTGGCGCGCATGTCATCCTGACTGCGCGCGATGTGCGCAAACTGGAAGCGGTGGAGGACGAAATTCATGACGCCGGGGGCGCATCCACCATTGCGCCGATGGACCTGACCGAACCCGATTCCGTCGCGCGTCTTGCGGCGGCAATCGGCGGGCGCTGGGATACGCTGGATATCATGGTGCTGTCGGCGGCATACCTGCCTACTCTCACCCCGGTAACCCAGATCGATCCGAAGCAGTTCGCGACCGCTATCACGACCAATTTACTCGCAACGCAGGCCCTGTTGGCAGCGTTCGATCCCCTGTTGAAGCGTTCGAAGAAAGGCCGCATCATCGGCCTAACCAGCAGTGTAGGTCACAATCCGCGCGCCTTCTGGTCCGCTTACGGAACGACCAAGGCCGCGTTTGAAAGCCTGCTCGACAGCTATGCAATGGAGGTTGCCAAAATGGGCGATCTGCGCGTCGCCATCGTCGATCCCGGCTCCACCCGGACCGCCATGCGGGCCAAGGCCTATCCGGGCGAAGATCCGGCGACGGTCAAGTCACCCGACATCGTGGCAGCGCGGATCGTGGAACTTGCCGATGGCGATTTCGAAACCCGCCACCGTGAGCGTATCGACGAAGCGTGA
- a CDS encoding 2-oxoacid:ferredoxin oxidoreductase subunit beta, with amino-acid sequence MNAPVKIETTLKDWETDQEVRWCPGCGDYAILKAVQRTLPELGADPANTVFISGIGCSSRFPYYMESYGFHTIHGRAPALATGTKLANPDLDVWLVTGDGDGLSIGGNHMMHVLRRNVNMQIMLFNNEIYGLTKGQASPTSREGTKSPSSPLGSVDHPANPCAFALGAGARFVSRGFDVSKKLPEVLKAAHAHQGAAFIEIFQNCIVYNKDVFEAFAAPKGAEEHQLWLEDGEPMLFGSEKTGGVKGLSFDAERMAFDVVDVNGDDWQVAGVTRHDAKNRMMAHLLAEMPFGPYPMALGVLYDDPRPTFESAVIAEREQASSGKVANLAKLLASGQTWTVDGTAQDPQ; translated from the coding sequence ATGAACGCACCTGTGAAAATCGAAACCACGCTGAAGGACTGGGAAACCGACCAGGAAGTACGCTGGTGTCCTGGTTGCGGGGATTACGCGATCCTGAAAGCCGTGCAGCGCACGTTGCCTGAGCTGGGTGCGGACCCCGCGAATACGGTGTTCATTTCCGGCATCGGCTGTTCCAGCCGCTTCCCGTATTACATGGAGAGCTACGGCTTCCACACGATCCACGGCCGTGCCCCGGCGCTGGCGACGGGTACGAAGCTGGCCAATCCCGATCTCGACGTGTGGCTGGTCACGGGCGATGGTGACGGGCTGAGCATTGGCGGCAATCACATGATGCACGTGCTGCGTCGCAACGTGAATATGCAGATCATGCTGTTCAACAACGAGATTTACGGCCTGACCAAGGGACAAGCCAGCCCGACCAGCCGGGAGGGCACGAAAAGCCCGTCGAGCCCGCTCGGCAGCGTCGATCACCCGGCCAACCCGTGCGCTTTCGCACTGGGGGCGGGCGCACGGTTCGTATCGCGCGGGTTCGATGTGTCGAAGAAACTGCCCGAAGTGCTGAAAGCGGCGCATGCACATCAGGGCGCGGCGTTCATCGAGATTTTCCAGAACTGCATCGTCTACAACAAGGACGTGTTCGAAGCCTTCGCCGCGCCCAAAGGTGCCGAGGAACATCAACTCTGGCTGGAAGATGGCGAACCGATGCTGTTCGGGAGCGAGAAAACCGGCGGGGTGAAAGGCCTGTCCTTCGATGCGGAGCGCATGGCATTCGACGTGGTCGATGTGAACGGCGACGACTGGCAGGTGGCCGGCGTGACGCGGCACGACGCGAAAAACCGCATGATGGCGCATTTGCTGGCGGAAATGCCGTTTGGTCCGTACCCGATGGCGTTGGGCGTGTTGTACGACGATCCGCGCCCGACCTTCGAAAGCGCCGTCATCGCGGAACGCGAACAGGCATCCAGCGGCAAGGTTGCAAATCTGGCGAAGCTGCTGGCCAGCGGGCAGACATGGACGGTGGACGGCACCGCGCAGGACCCGCAATAG
- a CDS encoding serine hydrolase domain-containing protein: MRRTLGHWPAFGFTMGAALALSACSTAVADRPVAPVTSAAVTASVPAEPLEIQGAEVLFWDDATRSARFRMMERYYPGHEVAPPAKARALSAGEALPAATRAAIDAYMAKGTVAGMMVVQDGKVRHEAYGLDFAPDQRWTSFSVAKSFTSTLLGAAVKDGFITSLDDPVSQYVPGLRGSAYDDVTVEQLATMTSGVRWNEDYTDPKSDVAMMFSVTPVPGEDQVVTYMKTLPREVPAGEKFVYKTGETNLIGVLVEKAVGTSLAVYAKDKIADPAGFDDSLFWMSDLTGRNIGGCCLSLTLADYTRFGLLALEGGAGVVPDGWFAEAGKPQVQFGGGFGYGYQWWTYPGENYGAQGIFGQSVTLSPKRDAVITILSNWPTATGQALSTDRLMLMAAIEAGLAQ; the protein is encoded by the coding sequence ATGCGCAGGACTTTGGGGCACTGGCCCGCTTTCGGCTTCACCATGGGCGCGGCGCTGGCGCTGTCCGCTTGCTCAACTGCGGTCGCGGACCGGCCTGTTGCTCCTGTAACTTCGGCGGCCGTCACAGCCAGCGTGCCTGCCGAACCGCTCGAAATTCAGGGGGCCGAAGTGCTCTTCTGGGACGATGCGACGCGGTCCGCCCGTTTCCGCATGATGGAGCGTTACTATCCCGGCCACGAGGTTGCGCCGCCGGCAAAAGCCCGTGCGCTGTCAGCCGGCGAGGCGCTTCCAGCGGCAACGCGCGCCGCCATCGACGCCTACATGGCCAAGGGAACGGTCGCCGGAATGATGGTGGTACAGGATGGCAAGGTGCGGCACGAAGCATACGGTCTAGACTTCGCGCCCGACCAGCGTTGGACTAGCTTTTCGGTCGCCAAGAGCTTTACCTCGACCCTTCTGGGCGCGGCGGTGAAGGATGGTTTCATCACATCGCTGGACGATCCGGTTTCGCAATATGTGCCCGGCCTGCGCGGTAGCGCGTATGACGATGTGACGGTGGAACAGCTGGCCACGATGACGTCCGGCGTTCGCTGGAACGAGGATTATACCGATCCCAAAAGCGACGTTGCGATGATGTTCTCCGTCACGCCGGTCCCGGGTGAAGACCAAGTGGTGACGTATATGAAAACGCTCCCGCGGGAAGTGCCGGCGGGGGAGAAGTTCGTTTACAAGACCGGCGAAACCAATCTGATCGGCGTGCTGGTGGAAAAGGCGGTTGGCACATCGCTCGCCGTTTATGCGAAGGACAAGATCGCCGATCCTGCTGGCTTCGACGATAGCCTGTTCTGGATGTCGGACCTGACGGGCCGCAATATCGGCGGCTGCTGTCTGTCATTGACGCTGGCAGATTACACGCGCTTCGGCCTGCTGGCTCTGGAAGGCGGGGCCGGCGTGGTGCCGGATGGATGGTTTGCCGAAGCAGGCAAGCCGCAGGTGCAGTTTGGCGGCGGGTTCGGGTATGGCTATCAGTGGTGGACCTATCCCGGCGAGAACTACGGCGCGCAGGGCATTTTTGGGCAGTCGGTTACGCTCTCACCGAAGCGCGATGCGGTAATTACGATCCTGTCAAACTGGCCGACGGCCACCGGTCAGGCGCTCAGCACGGACCGGCTGATGTTGATGGCGGCGATTGAGGCTGGGCTGGCGCAGTAG
- a CDS encoding metal-dependent hydrolase: MDNLTHSLVGALLGQTGLKRKTGLAMPALIIGANLPDVDAACFFWLDGLEHLGFRRGITHGPPALVLLPLVLAGLLYVFDRWQTKRGKRPGGRPPVRFGWLYALAFIGCLTHPALDWLNVYGIRLLEPFSSRWFYGDTLFIIDVWLWGLMGFATWWSLRQEKRGGTWRKTARQALAIGLVYIGVNGWYTSVKANMLQDAFGGGATVIASPVPGAFWDREGLIGHAPNRWSTAPTDRGTLHLEGDPITSQPCRWPGEVADSTDAEVRAFLFWSRAPFAERAPDGSVLLRDARFYDPRARDRFTVELPDIRCEELPAN; this comes from the coding sequence ATGGACAATCTGACTCACAGCCTCGTCGGGGCATTGCTCGGCCAGACGGGACTGAAGCGCAAGACCGGCCTTGCCATGCCTGCGCTGATTATCGGCGCGAACCTGCCAGATGTGGACGCGGCATGTTTCTTCTGGCTGGACGGGCTGGAACATCTCGGCTTCCGGCGCGGCATCACCCATGGCCCACCTGCGCTGGTACTGCTGCCGTTGGTGCTGGCGGGGCTTTTGTATGTTTTCGACCGCTGGCAAACGAAGCGGGGAAAAAGGCCCGGGGGTCGTCCACCTGTACGCTTCGGCTGGCTCTATGCGCTCGCGTTCATCGGTTGCCTGACCCACCCGGCGCTCGACTGGCTGAACGTGTACGGCATCCGTTTGCTGGAGCCGTTTTCGAGCCGGTGGTTCTACGGCGACACGCTGTTCATCATCGATGTGTGGCTGTGGGGCCTGATGGGCTTCGCGACTTGGTGGTCGCTGCGGCAGGAAAAGCGCGGAGGCACCTGGCGGAAGACTGCGCGGCAGGCGCTGGCTATCGGGCTGGTCTACATCGGCGTGAACGGCTGGTATACCTCAGTTAAAGCAAACATGTTGCAAGATGCGTTCGGGGGCGGGGCGACGGTTATCGCATCGCCGGTGCCGGGTGCCTTTTGGGACCGCGAAGGGCTGATCGGTCATGCGCCCAATCGCTGGTCGACAGCCCCGACAGACCGCGGGACGCTACATCTGGAAGGCGACCCGATCACTTCCCAACCGTGCCGTTGGCCAGGCGAAGTCGCCGACAGTACCGATGCGGAAGTACGAGCCTTCCTCTTCTGGTCCCGCGCACCCTTTGCCGAACGTGCACCTGATGGTTCCGTCCTGCTCCGCGATGCACGCTTCTACGATCCAAGGGCGCGCGATCGGTTTACGGTTGAGCTACCGGATATCCGCTGCGAGGAACTTCCCGCAAACTAA
- a CDS encoding alpha/beta hydrolase → MPDTEADTDHFVRDDTRAFLAMLEAMNGPNMEDMELGEARMSMRAMGSIAEADAQDVAVVRDLTCPGPAGEIPLRFYDTKDTRGPTPVVMFFHGGGFVIGDLEVYDSLCREIAHQLDLPVVSVDYRLAPEAPFPAAPDDCEAAARWVASSPKALDREVTGLVITGDSAGGNLTIVTTNQLANEPADVPVIVQAPIYPIADDISQHQSLKDFAEGFLLDSKTMGWFTRSYAGDADDPRHTPMVGDCSNTPPTVICTAGLDPLRDSGRNYAAHLIQQGTEVSYFEFPGIIHGFTTLRKAIPSGQADLDTFLAAIKVKLDAFQQGGAN, encoded by the coding sequence ATGCCCGATACCGAAGCCGATACCGACCATTTCGTGCGCGACGATACGCGCGCTTTCCTCGCCATGCTGGAAGCCATGAATGGCCCGAACATGGAGGATATGGAGCTGGGCGAGGCGCGCATGTCGATGCGTGCGATGGGTTCGATCGCAGAAGCCGATGCGCAGGATGTGGCCGTGGTCCGCGACCTTACCTGCCCTGGTCCGGCAGGCGAGATACCGTTGCGGTTTTACGATACGAAAGACACGCGCGGGCCGACGCCGGTCGTGATGTTCTTCCATGGCGGCGGGTTCGTGATCGGCGATCTGGAAGTTTATGACAGCCTATGCCGCGAGATCGCGCACCAGCTCGATCTGCCGGTTGTGTCGGTCGATTACCGGCTCGCCCCCGAAGCACCCTTCCCCGCCGCTCCCGACGATTGCGAGGCGGCGGCGCGCTGGGTCGCGTCCTCTCCCAAAGCGCTGGACCGCGAAGTCACGGGGTTGGTCATCACGGGCGACAGCGCAGGCGGCAATCTGACCATCGTGACCACCAACCAGCTGGCGAACGAACCGGCGGACGTACCGGTCATTGTGCAGGCACCGATCTATCCGATTGCGGATGACATTTCGCAGCACCAGAGCCTGAAGGATTTCGCCGAGGGGTTCCTCCTCGACAGCAAGACGATGGGCTGGTTCACGCGCAGCTATGCCGGCGATGCGGACGATCCGCGTCACACGCCGATGGTGGGCGACTGTTCCAACACGCCGCCCACGGTGATCTGCACCGCCGGCCTCGACCCGCTGCGCGATTCGGGGCGGAACTACGCCGCGCATTTGATCCAGCAGGGGACAGAAGTCAGCTACTTCGAATTTCCCGGCATCATTCACGGCTTTACCACTTTGCGAAAGGCGATCCCCAGCGGTCAAGCCGATCTTGATACATTCCTCGCCGCCATCAAGGTGAAGCTGGACGCGTTCCAGCAGGGCGGAGCGAACTGA